From one Triticum urartu cultivar G1812 chromosome 3, Tu2.1, whole genome shotgun sequence genomic stretch:
- the LOC125544964 gene encoding uncharacterized protein LOC125544964 isoform X5, giving the protein MSEGEELSDSCCADKLNKEEADICPTRCSNDASHSLASKKGSLQSISEKQVYCATAVHNERSWADNTWQARLVKAISQRDYVLPNNAVNAQSPSSFGSFSNTKKVPGKLAGFLDNQSDKHQDLVMQDNCNGNQEDRVMQENCNGDHQDQVMQEHHKDGPILVKCQSASGVNPVSKCDSASGVNSVARYESTPDVNPARLEKGKEKVMHDQSNYVSNTKEGDDSNESMESCPRMKAPKREYAQYSTAEMSSRNKRYRREYNESYCSGLLNRNGSSFFNWMSSLTNGSTVFDKTTNQKLSETTGHELAGHSLPLENNSSNRLQSVGFNSPFQSLYSHNVMITSRDTPHQSEINHTEREADRLSLTLNGSNSMLDKEISTGRETLDVAVETLAADNLQMESPGGKWNFRDQSGVFPLRAGRNLKMPNSSKSCSKTLEEKQNECHASPLNAAMGNKGGITESLWVSRLLPKTSMKLTDATPCNVYSDFCAVNPKGAGDKLYPSSQQNVNVEKEFNSSQYFTSTGSDNETTSSKCPVIPPEEHKQSETMASILAKRLDALRHAKTSAIRLAISSGITKDHNHRKSPFFINYSSHDGLETGQGTQKSSSGGGRLVLWSGDKGKEQLYPLSDEELRGNMLARGEHQQCGGSMTGKAVAPHDNLEANTSAEYVDRRGVQIKEVGSNSMESLPHNKQIVPYNIITSDIDQSSVVFGALQRLRLSRSDIIRWLASPIMHTTLDGFFLRLRFGKWEEALGGTGYHVARINGALDRNRLSVMIRNSTCQVDSRFVSNHGFHEDELKAWWSAAMKGGWKLPSDEELSKKLRERELLHFGNGTGQPDNT; this is encoded by the exons ATGAGTGAGGGGGAAGAATTGTCTGACAGCTGCTGTGCAGATAAGTTGAATAAAGAGGAAGCGGATATTTGCCCCACAAGATGCTCCAACGATGCTTCGCACA GTCTGGCTTCAAAAAAAGGCAGCCTGCAAAGTATTTCGGAAAAACAGGTCTACTGTGCAACCGCTGTCCATAATGAGAGATCTTGGGCAGATAATACCTGGCAAGCTCGATTAGTAAAAGCAATTAGTCAGAGGGACTATGTTTTGCCAAACAATGCAGTGAATGCACAGTCACCTTCATCCTTTGGGAGTTTCAGTAATACAAAAAAGGTCCCAGGCAAGTTGGCAGGTTTTCTAGATAACCAAAGCGATAAGCACCAAGATCTGGTTATGCAGGACAACTGTAATGGTAATCAGGAAGATCGGGTTATGCAGGAAAACTGTAATGGTGATCACCAAGACCAGGTTATGCAGGAGCACCATAAGGATGGGCCTATTCTTGTCAAATGTCAGTCAGCCTCCGGTGTTAACCCTGTTTCAAAATGTGATTCGGCATCCGGTGTTAATTCTGTTGCAAGATATGAGTCAACACCAGATGTTAATCCTGCAAGGCTTGAGAAGGGCAAAGAAAAGGTAATGCACGACCAGAGCAATTATGTCAGCAACACAAAAGAGGGTGATGATAGCAATGAGAGTATGGAGAGTTGTCCTAGGATGAAAGCTCCAAAGAGAGAGTATGCTCAATACTCAACAGCGGAGATGTCTTCTCGGAATAAAAGATATAGAAGGGAATACAATGAAAGTTATTGCTCAGGATTGTTGAACAGAAATGGCAGCTCTTTCTTTAACTGGATGTCTTCTCTGACTAATGGATCAACTGTGTTTGATAAAACTACCAATCAGAAGTTGTCAGAGACTACTGGACATGAACTTGCAGGACATTCTCTGCCACTAGAAAATAACAGTAGCAATCGTCTGCAGTCTGTTGGCTTCAATTCTCCTTTTCAATCTCTTTATAGTCATAACGTTATGATAACTTCAAGAGATACCCCTCATCAATCAGAAATCAATCACACCGAGCGTGAAGCCGACAGGCTATCACTGACTTTGAATGGTAGCAATTCTATGCTTGACAAGGAAATTAGCACAGGCAGAGAAACTCTTGATGTGGCTGTTGAGACTTTAGCTGCTGACAACCTTCAAATGGAGTCACCTGGTGGTAAATGGAATTTTAGAGATCAAAGtggagttttccctttgagagcCGGAAGAAACTTGAAGATGCCTAACTCCAGTAAGTCATGTTCTAAAACTCTTGAAGAAAAACAAAATGAGTGCCATGCGAGCCCTTTGAATGCTGCAATGGGAAATAAAGGTGGAATCACAGAAAGCTTGTGGGTAAGTCGGCTTTTACCAAAAACATCAATGAAATTGACGGATGCAACTCCATGCAATGTATATAGTGATTTTTGTGCTGTCAATCCAAAGGGTGCAGGTGATAAGCTGTATCCTTCATCTCAACAGAATGTTAATGTGGAGAAGGAATTCAACAGTTCACAATACTTCACTAGCACAGGAAGTGACAATGAGACAACAAGTAGCAAATGCCCGGTGATTCCTCCAGAGGAACATAAGCAGTCTGAAACAATGGCTTCCATTCTTGCAAAGAGATTGGATGCGCTTAGACATGCGAAGACCTCTGCAATTAGGTTGGCTATCTCCAGTGGAATAACTAAAGACCATAATCACAGAAAGAGTCCTTTTTTTATTAATTACAGCAGCCATGATGGACTAGAGACAGGACAAGGAACTCAAAAATCTTCGAGTGGTGGTGGAAGGCTAGTTTTGTGGTCTGGTGACAAAGGAAAGGAACAATTATATCCTCTCAGTGATGAGGAATTAAGAGGAAACATGTTGGCAAGAGGTGAACACCAGCAATGTGGAGGGAGCATGACTGGAAAGGCTGTAGCTCCTCATGATAATTTAGAAGCAAACACATCTGCTGAATATGTTGATAGAAGAGGAGTACAAATAAAGGAAGTGGGTTCAAATTCCATGGAGAGTCTGCCACATAACAAGCAAATTGTACCTTATAATATTATTACAAGTGACATTGATCAATCAAGTGTTGTTTTTGGAGCCTTGCAGAGGCTTCGTTTGTCTCGATCAGACATCATAAG ATGGTTGGCGTCACCAATAATGCACACTACTTTGGATGGCTTTTTCTTGCGTCTACGTTTCGGTAAATGGGAGGAAGCATTGGGTGGCACAGGATACCATGTCGCTCGGATAAATG GAGCACTGGATAGAAATCGCCTCTCTGTAATGATCAGGAATTCAACTTGCCAAGTAGATTCTCGCTTTGTATCCAACCATGGCTTCCATGAG GATGAGCTCAAGGCGTGGTGGTCTGCTGCCATGAAGGGTGGCTGGAAAC